In the genome of Hymenobacter cellulosivorans, one region contains:
- a CDS encoding TVP38/TMEM64 family protein — protein MAFFKELLQKNASTLLSMGMLVAMPVVGSASLTFLLYQYQDLLQHLSLGQVLLYFVVIGVTMAFALTPTTFVALVTGFYFDWAGLPGMVIAYALAALVGYEVASRLDHGKMTTFLHHFPKADAVMRELKNESLQLIILTRISPVLPFALMTFVLAVMRIDRRRFLLGSVVGMLPRSLFFYWLGTKAQDVVALVNNPDTGTAGKLLLIGLIIISLFGLYYVFNRALKRALSRSSAG, from the coding sequence ATGGCTTTTTTCAAAGAGCTCCTCCAAAAAAATGCCTCCACCCTGCTCTCCATGGGCATGCTGGTGGCCATGCCCGTTGTGGGCAGTGCCTCGCTCACCTTTCTGCTCTACCAGTACCAGGATTTGCTGCAGCATCTGTCGCTGGGCCAGGTGCTGCTGTATTTTGTGGTTATCGGCGTCACGATGGCCTTTGCCCTTACTCCCACTACGTTCGTGGCCCTAGTCACGGGTTTTTACTTCGACTGGGCGGGCCTGCCGGGTATGGTCATTGCCTACGCGTTGGCGGCGCTGGTCGGCTACGAAGTGGCTTCCCGCCTCGACCACGGCAAGATGACCACGTTTCTGCACCACTTTCCCAAAGCCGACGCCGTGATGCGGGAGCTGAAAAATGAAAGCCTGCAGCTCATCATCCTCACCCGCATTTCGCCGGTGCTGCCCTTCGCCCTAATGACCTTCGTACTGGCCGTGATGCGCATCGACCGGCGCCGGTTTCTGCTTGGCAGCGTGGTAGGGATGCTACCTCGAAGTCTGTTTTTCTACTGGCTCGGCACCAAAGCTCAGGATGTAGTTGCCCTTGTTAATAACCCTGACACTGGCACGGCGGGCAAGCTGCTGCTCATCGGCCTGATTATTATTTCGCTTTTCGGCCTCTACTACGTTTTCAACCGAGCTCTAAAGCGGGCCCTGAGCCGCAGCAGCGCTGGATAG
- a CDS encoding Y-family DNA polymerase translates to MFALVDCNNFYVSCERTFQPHLEGKPVVVLSNNDGCVVSRSAEAKALGIPMGEPYFKAKPVLDQHGGHVLSSNYALYGDISRRVMGHLADVAPGVEIYSIDEAFLDVAGMERWLGGLDAYARRIRAEIRQYTHIPTCIGIAPTKTLAKLANRVAKKRPELEGVLYLDTEERRLWALEQVAVEDVWGIGHQYAQKLHSYGVSTAALLARVKEPWARKHLGGVVGARLVRELQGYPCLTMAPSEDGTLSRQSIACTRTFGKTLTAYQDVLGAVAAFTTRAAEKLRRQGSAVNMLTVFISKNRFGTEPPPYTYSSTLHLPVLTSDTAELIRYARTLLKRLWLPGTHYKKAGVVFDGLEAAGQQQLSLFEATAQTEQRVRLMAELDKLNSRYGSGTVGFAVSLAGSAGKEGEWTGKRQLRTPAYTTRMEELWRIKMDGACL, encoded by the coding sequence ATGTTCGCGTTAGTTGATTGCAACAACTTCTACGTTTCGTGTGAGCGGACTTTTCAGCCGCACCTGGAGGGGAAGCCCGTCGTGGTGCTTTCCAACAATGACGGGTGCGTTGTTTCGCGCTCAGCGGAGGCCAAGGCCCTAGGCATCCCGATGGGGGAGCCCTACTTCAAAGCCAAGCCCGTGCTGGACCAGCACGGCGGCCATGTGCTGTCGAGCAACTACGCGCTCTACGGGGATATTTCCCGTCGCGTGATGGGTCATTTAGCCGACGTGGCGCCCGGCGTTGAAATCTACTCGATTGACGAGGCCTTCCTCGACGTAGCCGGCATGGAGCGCTGGCTCGGAGGGCTCGATGCCTACGCCCGGCGGATACGCGCTGAGATTCGGCAGTATACCCACATCCCGACTTGCATTGGCATTGCCCCCACCAAGACCCTAGCCAAGCTGGCTAACCGCGTGGCCAAGAAGCGCCCGGAGCTGGAGGGGGTGCTGTATCTGGACACGGAAGAGCGGCGGCTCTGGGCTCTGGAGCAAGTGGCTGTCGAGGATGTCTGGGGCATCGGCCATCAGTATGCACAGAAGCTGCATTCCTATGGCGTGAGCACGGCCGCGCTGCTGGCCCGGGTCAAGGAGCCCTGGGCTCGCAAGCACCTGGGCGGGGTCGTCGGTGCCCGGCTGGTGCGCGAGCTGCAGGGCTACCCGTGCCTGACGATGGCCCCGAGCGAGGACGGAACCCTATCGCGGCAGAGCATTGCCTGCACGCGCACCTTTGGTAAAACGCTTACAGCCTACCAGGACGTGCTGGGTGCGGTAGCTGCCTTCACCACGCGCGCGGCCGAGAAGCTGCGCCGCCAGGGCTCGGCCGTGAACATGCTCACGGTCTTTATCAGCAAGAACCGCTTTGGCACCGAGCCGCCACCTTACACGTATTCCAGCACGCTGCACCTGCCAGTGCTCACCAGCGACACGGCCGAGTTGATCCGCTACGCCCGCACGCTGCTTAAGCGCCTCTGGCTGCCTGGCACCCACTACAAGAAGGCAGGGGTGGTGTTCGATGGGCTGGAGGCGGCCGGCCAGCAGCAACTCAGCTTGTTTGAGGCCACGGCACAGACCGAGCAGCGCGTACGGCTCATGGCGGAGCTGGACAAACTCAACTCGCGCTACGGCAGCGGCACGGTCGGCTTTGCGGTATCGTTAGCTGGTAGTGCTGGTAAAGAAGGGGAGTGGACAGGTAAGAGGCAACTACGGACGCCGGCCTATACCACCCGCATGGAGGAATTATGGCGCATCAAGATGGATGGGGCTTGCCTCTAA